A single region of the Gossypium arboreum isolate Shixiya-1 chromosome 12, ASM2569848v2, whole genome shotgun sequence genome encodes:
- the LOC108478159 gene encoding coatomer subunit delta-like isoform X1 has translation MVVLAASILSKSGKVLVSRQFVEMTRIRIEGLLAAFPKLLGTGKQHTYFETENVRYVYQPIEALYLVLVTNKQSNILEDLETLRLLSKLVPEYSVSLDEEGIGKTAFELIFAFDEVICLGHKENVTVAQVKQYCEMESHEEKLHKLVLQSKINETKDVMKRKASEIEKSKIDKNRGDKGGFMSMGSGRIETSLSEISIPSSGSGFGSGSGFGGLINEVDSFPTKSKGRQPSSATAPPKGSGMQLGKSQKTNQFLESLKAEGELIVEDVKPKAGQAKAAIAPPTDPITLTAEEKLNVTLKRDGGMSNFDVQGTLSLQILNQEDGLIQVQIETGGNPGILFKTHPNMNKELFSNENILGLKDPNRPFPTGPAGDAAGVGLLKWRMQSADESMVPLSINCWPSVSGNETYVSIEYEASAMFDLQNVVISIPLPALREAPSIRQIDGEWRFDSRNSILEWSIVLIDNSNRSGSMEFVVPPADSSVFFPISVRFTATSTYSDLKVVNIIPLRGGAPPKFSQRTNLVTENYQVM, from the exons ATG GTTGTACTTGCTGCTTCTATTTTAAGCAAGTCTGGAAAAG TGCTCGTCTCCAGGCAGTTCGTGGAAATGACTCGTATAAGAATTGAAGGCCTTCTTGCAGCATTTCCCAAGTTGTTGGGCACTGGAAAGCAACACACATACTTTGAGACTGAGAATGTGCGGTATGTCTATCAACCAATAGAAGCTCTTTACTTGGTACTTGTAACAAACAAACAGAGCAACAttcttgaagatttggagactcTAAGGCTGCTTTCTAAGCTG GTACCAGAGTATTCCGTCTCTCTAGATGAGGAGGGTATTGGCAAGACTGCTTTCGAACTGATCTTTGCTTTTGATGAAGTCATCTGTCTTGGGCACAAGGAAAATGTGACTGTTGCACAGGTTAAGCAATACTGTGAAATGGAGAGTCATGAAGAGAAGTTGCACAAGCTGGTATTGCAGAGCAAGATTAATGAAACCAAGGATGTCATGAAGCGTAAAGCTAGTGAGATAGAGAAGAGCAAG ATTGATAAGAATAGAGGTGACAAGGGAGGGTTCATGTCAATGGGCTCTGGAAGAATTGAAACTAgcttaagtgaaattagcattcCTAGCAGTGGAAgtggctttggaagtggttctGGATTTGGTGGATTAATCAATGAGGTTGATTCCTTCCCGACCAAGTCTAAAG GCCGCCAACCTTCATCTGCAACTGCTCCTCCTAAAGGTTCTGGCATGCAGCTTGGTAAATCACAAAAAACAAACCAGTTCCTGGAATCCCTGAAAGCAGAAGGTGAACTGATAGTTGAAGATGTGAAGCCAAAGGCAGGCCAGGCCAAAGCAGCCATAGCTCCACCTACTGATCCCATTACATTGACCGCTGAGGAGAAACTTAATGTCACACTGAAAAGAGATGGTGGAATGAGCAACTTTGATGTTCAAGGGACTTTGTCACTTCAAATTCTTAATCAGGAAGATGGTCTTATCCAAGTTCAG ATTGAAACTGGGGGTAATCCTGGCATTCTGTTCAAGACGCATCCTAACATGAATAAGGAATTGTTTTCCAACGAGAACATTTTGGGATTGAAGGACCCTAACAGGCCTTTCCCAACTGGTCCAGCTGGGGATGCAGCTGGTGTTGGTCTTTTGAAGTGGAGAATGCAAAGTGCAGATGAGTCAATGGTGCCATTGTCCA TCAACTGTTGGCCTTCAGTTTCTGGAAATGAAACTTATGTGAGCATTGAATATGAAGCTTCAGCCATGTTTGATCTGCAAAATGTTGTGATTTCTATCCCTCTTCCAGCACTTCGGGAGGCACCAAGTATCAGGCAGATTGATGGTGAATGGAG GTTTGACTCCAGGAATTCCATCTTAGAATGGTCAATAGTTCTCATTGATAACTCTAACCGCAG TGGGTCAATGGAGTTTGTTGTGCCTCCAGCAGACTCATCAGTGTTCTTCCCCATCTCTGTCCGGTTTACAGCCACTAGTACATACAGTGACCTGAAG GTAGTGAACATTATTCCCCTGAGAGGTGGAGCTCCTCCAAAGTTCTCCCAGAGGACAAATTTGGTAACAGAAAATTACCAAGTGATGTGA
- the LOC108478159 gene encoding coatomer subunit delta-like isoform X2: MTRIRIEGLLAAFPKLLGTGKQHTYFETENVRYVYQPIEALYLVLVTNKQSNILEDLETLRLLSKLVPEYSVSLDEEGIGKTAFELIFAFDEVICLGHKENVTVAQVKQYCEMESHEEKLHKLVLQSKINETKDVMKRKASEIEKSKIDKNRGDKGGFMSMGSGRIETSLSEISIPSSGSGFGSGSGFGGLINEVDSFPTKSKGRQPSSATAPPKGSGMQLGKSQKTNQFLESLKAEGELIVEDVKPKAGQAKAAIAPPTDPITLTAEEKLNVTLKRDGGMSNFDVQGTLSLQILNQEDGLIQVQIETGGNPGILFKTHPNMNKELFSNENILGLKDPNRPFPTGPAGDAAGVGLLKWRMQSADESMVPLSINCWPSVSGNETYVSIEYEASAMFDLQNVVISIPLPALREAPSIRQIDGEWRFDSRNSILEWSIVLIDNSNRSGSMEFVVPPADSSVFFPISVRFTATSTYSDLKVVNIIPLRGGAPPKFSQRTNLVTENYQVM, from the exons ATGACTCGTATAAGAATTGAAGGCCTTCTTGCAGCATTTCCCAAGTTGTTGGGCACTGGAAAGCAACACACATACTTTGAGACTGAGAATGTGCGGTATGTCTATCAACCAATAGAAGCTCTTTACTTGGTACTTGTAACAAACAAACAGAGCAACAttcttgaagatttggagactcTAAGGCTGCTTTCTAAGCTG GTACCAGAGTATTCCGTCTCTCTAGATGAGGAGGGTATTGGCAAGACTGCTTTCGAACTGATCTTTGCTTTTGATGAAGTCATCTGTCTTGGGCACAAGGAAAATGTGACTGTTGCACAGGTTAAGCAATACTGTGAAATGGAGAGTCATGAAGAGAAGTTGCACAAGCTGGTATTGCAGAGCAAGATTAATGAAACCAAGGATGTCATGAAGCGTAAAGCTAGTGAGATAGAGAAGAGCAAG ATTGATAAGAATAGAGGTGACAAGGGAGGGTTCATGTCAATGGGCTCTGGAAGAATTGAAACTAgcttaagtgaaattagcattcCTAGCAGTGGAAgtggctttggaagtggttctGGATTTGGTGGATTAATCAATGAGGTTGATTCCTTCCCGACCAAGTCTAAAG GCCGCCAACCTTCATCTGCAACTGCTCCTCCTAAAGGTTCTGGCATGCAGCTTGGTAAATCACAAAAAACAAACCAGTTCCTGGAATCCCTGAAAGCAGAAGGTGAACTGATAGTTGAAGATGTGAAGCCAAAGGCAGGCCAGGCCAAAGCAGCCATAGCTCCACCTACTGATCCCATTACATTGACCGCTGAGGAGAAACTTAATGTCACACTGAAAAGAGATGGTGGAATGAGCAACTTTGATGTTCAAGGGACTTTGTCACTTCAAATTCTTAATCAGGAAGATGGTCTTATCCAAGTTCAG ATTGAAACTGGGGGTAATCCTGGCATTCTGTTCAAGACGCATCCTAACATGAATAAGGAATTGTTTTCCAACGAGAACATTTTGGGATTGAAGGACCCTAACAGGCCTTTCCCAACTGGTCCAGCTGGGGATGCAGCTGGTGTTGGTCTTTTGAAGTGGAGAATGCAAAGTGCAGATGAGTCAATGGTGCCATTGTCCA TCAACTGTTGGCCTTCAGTTTCTGGAAATGAAACTTATGTGAGCATTGAATATGAAGCTTCAGCCATGTTTGATCTGCAAAATGTTGTGATTTCTATCCCTCTTCCAGCACTTCGGGAGGCACCAAGTATCAGGCAGATTGATGGTGAATGGAG GTTTGACTCCAGGAATTCCATCTTAGAATGGTCAATAGTTCTCATTGATAACTCTAACCGCAG TGGGTCAATGGAGTTTGTTGTGCCTCCAGCAGACTCATCAGTGTTCTTCCCCATCTCTGTCCGGTTTACAGCCACTAGTACATACAGTGACCTGAAG GTAGTGAACATTATTCCCCTGAGAGGTGGAGCTCCTCCAAAGTTCTCCCAGAGGACAAATTTGGTAACAGAAAATTACCAAGTGATGTGA